tgaaaaaaaaaaaagaaaaaaaaaaggatttgttttatgaaattaaaaaataaaatttaagtaaaagaaaataatataatatagaagGGAGAGAAGAATATCATAggaatatttttttttggtgtaaaaaATAGTGCACTGAGTTGGAGTTAATTTGCACCATTTTGATATTTGCATCATTTTAGTGCAAAAAATGATACAGGCTGGAGCTGCCTAAGGGTGTCAATTTACACAAGTTGGCTGAAGAAAGCTAAAAGTCTTGGGAAGCCAGGTCCCAAGTGGACACCGCTAAAGGTGCGGCCAAAAAGTTTCTTAAAGCATACGTGACATTGTGTGGTGATGCAATATCCATTCTTGTAGTACTTGATTTtgctttaacaaaaaaaaaaaaaaaaaaaaaaaaaaattgctttagCGTTCATTTCGACTACAGTTTATGCGTTTGCTTTAGCGTTCATAACTCTAATGCATGCACTATGTATAACAATCATGCATGTCAGtttcattgatgaagttggataAACGTCCAGTTCTGATATATTTAATGACTAGAGAGGAGGATTGGTTTTGGTGGACGAAGATAATGACTCGATTGGTACACTATAATATTTCATAGATAGTCAAACCGTGGATCGTTCCATTCAACAGACACCTTGCTTGAAGTGGTCTTTTTTAAAATTGACTACTCAATCATTGACGATTATCGTAACTATTAGTTTTTTGACAAATCGAACAACCTTAGTTGTACTTGAATATTTTCCCATATTATTAAACAAAGGTTTACTTTGCTTAACCAACATATTATATATCTGAAATAATGATATATCTTTGGAGGTAattggattattattattattattattattattattattattattattattattattattattattgttatgttTTGAGAATTCTTTTGTTGCTTATGTTACCTGTTAGAGTAATgtggaaatttgattttttttcattGATAAATTTTGTCATTTTAAAGTGAAAAGTGCATAGTTTCATTTATTAGCGACATTAATTAGTCTTCTATATTTCGAATTTTGAATATAtcttcttatttatttatatgtattcaattttgagttgtgaattaaaaAGTTTCTATATTTATAGTGCATATTCGTTTATACAATCATAAGAAAAATAATATCGTAATTATttgtatattttaaaataaaagagTTCAAACAATATTTAGTTGatgtttaaaatatttaaagtaGAAATTGAAAAAAGTGTGTACAGATGTTATTATACCTATGTTTGGACATGAACTTAACTTGAAAAAGAAAGGTTGAAAATTGTGAGTAGTAGCCTTATTTCTTTAGTATGTAATGCCAATTAAATAAATTTTTCAATATTTCGTCATTGTTTCAAATACTAACATTAATGATAATTACATTACTGAGTACAAAACAACTATTTAAATTTCTTAAGTTTTGGTTTATTGTTAAAATCTCTACCATACTTTATTAGTTACTAACTAAGTGTTATGTTTAATTATCATTTCTTGATTTTTTATCTATAAATGACATGATTTTTTATGTTACCATTAATATGGTTATTAAATAAGAAAAAAAGCATCACCTTGTTAATAAAATCAAACATGCTGCACCTGAAACTATTAATTTTAGACAGTGTGATTGGCCGAGTACGGGCTTTCCCTTTCTAGTATATAAGAAATTGGTGTGTGTAAGTGTAACAAAATGACAAAATGTTACTTCTCCATTGCAGATTGAATATCAACCTTTACGTTTCGGTTCATCCAAATAGTGTCAATTATTTTGTAGTGTTCTATGAGTAAGAATTTTCAAGCGTATATattagaaaaataattaagaatAAATACGAACCACTTCTGCTCTCTCTGCATAACCTTTTTGTCCAGTTTATTAGTGTATAAACTAAAATGTTACAACCACTCATGTTACAAGGTATAAAACATTAAGATTTTTCATCCGTCTCTAGAGTCTAAACTTTAATCTACGTGCAAGGTCAGTACGACATTCAATTTTTGGGAGAAATGAAATGATTGTGAGTACACATGTATATTTTAGAGTATACTTTTTTATCAAGCAACATTAGTTTTACTCTACTAAGCTCAACAGGATGAAACAGACTTCAGCGCCTTGAACAGATTAGGTTTTTGCAGAAATTAGTGCGTTGACGGGAAAACTGATACTCTTTGGCTCCTTGCTATCCCTCTGAATTGGCTTTTTATGAGtatattatatatttaaaaatatttgttaCTCTTCTCTTCCACTAAAAagtatttatttcattttctagaAATAGTTTaactttttattttactttaatgaaataatttagaGTCACACAATTATATATGACTTAGGTAGACTAtatatttcaaattatttttcttaCTCTATGTTCGGTTAATAAATTGGACATAAAAAGTATTAAGAAAGTGGATAATATTCTTCTGCCCAGGCCttaaaaaagaatattttgaaatGAAAAGCAAAGTATTATAAAGATAACAATTAAAAAAACATGAACGTATATATTTATATCCCTTAAAGAAGAAAAGAAGTTTATTtcgaaataaaaaaagaaaagtatTCCTCTGCATTAgattaaaaaaagggaaaatgaacGATGGGCTTTTACACGTTTAAGAAAGTAAAAGATTTTTATTACTATGATTGGACGCAGTTAATCGCAGCCACAATTGATGACTTAAAACGTATTGACCACAGACTCTGGCCAGCCTTGACGTTTTCTTGAGTCTCTCTCGACTTGGGGTTACGTTGCATGCTTCCTCCTCACATCCCCTCTATACCCTACTCTACTGTTACTAACCACTCAGTATCAAAAAAATCACCCGTATAAATACAAGGCACTAAACTCATTCGACACTTGTGCAGCTTCAACACGTTTCTCATTTCTCtatctctcttcttttctttggACATTTTGATCATTCTCTTGCTTTCTCCTCTATATTTAGAGAGAATAATAATCTTAGTAGTAGAAAGCAGGTCTTGATCTGCTACTTTCTATTATACCCCAAAAGCAGATATCCAATCAGCTATCAAAGATGAAGGTAAGCTCTTCTTTCTGGTTTCTTTATATTCTCTGTTTCTTTTTTCACTCAATCAGCTAAAGTTATCTTTTTTATGGATTCTGATTCTCAAGATATCCTTAAATTTTGACTCGAAACTCTTTTGCGCACTTTGTACTAAAACTGAACTATTATTGGTGGAAACTGAATATCTAACTTGATTATTCTATTTACAGAAAGTGGTGCTGAAATTGGAGTATTTCgatgacaaaatcaagcaaaagGCCATGAAAAAAGTGTCTGGTCTTGAAGGTATTGTATAATTACTCTCATCTAATTTCTACAAGAATTATCTAGAAACCCAGATCCtgaattactccctccatccaaaTTACTAACAGTCACTTTAGGTTAAATATTGTCAAAGTATCTGTCACTTTAAGAATTCAAAAAGACTAAAATTGATAATTATTTTCAATTATATCCTTAATATTAAAGTGGTTAAATTTAATATTGTTTAGTAAAATATACCTTGTATTTACATTTTTGTAATAAACATAAAAGAGCTAAAATGTTAGTTACTGGGACAGAAAGAATAGTGAAGTTTCTCAATTTTGATTTGTTATTCTCTGAATTGCTAACAGGGGTCGAATCAATTTCGATAGACTCAAAGGAGAAGAAATTAACAATAACAGGGAACATAGATCCAGTGTCATTAGTTTCCAAATTGAGGAAGCTCTGTCACACTGATATCCTCTCTGTTGGACCAGCAAAAGAGCCCGAAAAGAAGAAAGATGAAGGGGCCAAAAAAGACGATGCTAAAAAGGGCGATGACAAAAAAGGAGGAGatgaaaagaagaaagatgggaaagATGAGGCCCCTGTTATGAAAGCTTTCCCAGCTCCTATGTTTTATCCCTATCAACAACCTTATCAACCCCCTGTTCCTGCTTATTATCACCACCGAAGTGTCGAAGAGGATCCTAATTCTTGTGTTATTTGCTAAGTCCTTCATAATGGATTTAATTCATACCCTCTtattatgtatttatatatatgtgagTTTTGAGAGATTGTAGAGTAATTAAGGAAAAAAATATCTTGTACaaatttttgtttttctttaccCCCTTACATTTTTGTTCTAGTTCAATAATTTTATTTCATTAAAGGACATCTCAGTTCATTAGAAAATCTCTAGTTGATGCATATATATTGAAATGTTGGTTTGATATGGGTAACTGAGCATGGAGATTGTTAGTTTCTTTTTTAACTATTCGTTGTTTGAAATTATATTGTTGAGCCAACTAGTCTGGTTGTGCTTCCTACTAACTCAAGGTTAAATGAACTTTATTTTCAAGGTTCGAACCTCCTTGTAACTGTATGTGTAATTATGACACCATAAAGTTGAACATCTTTAAGCCTCTCTTGtggagaaatatagcagaagaaaggtaaatcgggaagaccttctgctagcccaagatcgttaactaagatcaGAAGATTCAACTCGTTAACTAAGAtcagaagattcaactaaagaagaggaagctatgGAAATGAAAAGTTTACTTGAATTGACTTGTATTGGTAGTATCAGCTTACAATTGGGGTTACATACAAATGAATAAGgtcacccctatttatacttgtctaggGATGGTTCTAGATAGAATTATCTAGATATATCTACAAAATATCTAGTTAGCCTTATCTTCTAACACTACTCTAGAAAATCTAGATTTCTCTTTAAGATAATTATCCAAGATCCTACACTAGACTATTCTAAATCCCTTACTAAATATCTAGGATTTTTTGTACCTTCAAAAAATCAACTTTACTTCTTCACACTCCCCCTTAAAGTGATTTTTTGGAAACTACCCCGAGCTTGTTGCAGAAGAACTCAGACGAAGCTTTTCGATGTGCCTTGGTAAAGATCTCAGACATATTTTCATGTCTCCTCTTGCTTCTTCAAATGACGAAAGTTTTCCACAATTAATTGGGCCTGCAAAGAAGCATGAATACGTACAAGCAAATTTTTCATCGCTATAGCGAGCTGGCTTAATAGTATTTCTTTTTGGCCTTCGCGAATCACTTGAATCATCTCCATGCTGAGTTTTACGTTCTTGAGTTTCCAGACTCCCTCTTTCTCTTAGCTCCTTGACAATTGTGTTATCTGGAGAAGCACCTGAGTCGGTGACGATCTGACCATGAATTTCCTTAGAAGCCTCAATACCAGCATAGGATCCGCCACTAGATTCCCTTTGCAGCTCCTCAATAAATTGTTTGGCAGCTTCAG
The nucleotide sequence above comes from Lycium barbarum isolate Lr01 chromosome 3, ASM1917538v2, whole genome shotgun sequence. Encoded proteins:
- the LOC132631975 gene encoding heavy metal-associated isoprenylated plant protein 39-like encodes the protein MKKVVLKLEYFDDKIKQKAMKKVSGLEGVESISIDSKEKKLTITGNIDPVSLVSKLRKLCHTDILSVGPAKEPEKKKDEGAKKDDAKKGDDKKGGDEKKKDGKDEAPVMKAFPAPMFYPYQQPYQPPVPAYYHHRSVEEDPNSCVIC